A window of Xiphophorus hellerii strain 12219 chromosome 19, Xiphophorus_hellerii-4.1, whole genome shotgun sequence contains these coding sequences:
- the golga5 gene encoding golgin subfamily A member 5: MSWFTDLAGKAEDFLNKVDQGAATALSKNQDAGSAFSSPYGEESTVTDYSPAAYKTETAVTHHGYPSSRDAPSYISAAAGNVKKSSATLLAGTANVPSSPSSSGVSNPAKSSAGFVRPKKSEQDVDDDMLFDFLNSSDPPDSGSSRRDSRRELAKAPVMEVQSPTPPPSVTPHANLSAPSTPPSTRGVSRASSMSSLSAHSIKTSEENSPKEQCQDTPESSDSGLAPPQETSRPEPAVPTEEPQSQILSSLRLENQLLRNEVASLNQEMASVIQRAKDLQDELNQARLRADKRNSEQSQTDRALRELRSQVDDLTEALSAKDGQLAVLKVRLDEADQLLKSRSFALEEAQKEKSRIMQDHTEGSSMHSQALEKIQERLREAELSVRREQDSYRQMQSEYADRLGKLEAERQTLAETLTAAERRAVEEKVRVDDLQQQVKSAKAAAESAKQELQDYKHKASRILQSKEKLISSLKEGSGLDVGDGGGTVALEMEELRHEKELQREEIQKLQGQVSTLRAEIQDLENQALAEAETWREQQVHLQEQQAFQNRAKQDLEAEVERHKLELQYLEDEHHRAKVNLQSRIKDREDEIQKLRNQLTNKTLSSSSQTELENRLHQLTETLIQKQTMLEALGTEKSSLVFQLERLELQLKSAQGGQSGGSSINMSTLEGPGTRQRNTPVLFSDQDSPGVYGKVRKAASTIDRFSIRLGIFLRRYPMARLFVILYMAVLHLWVMIVLLTYTPEMHGSPDGR, from the exons ATGTCTTGGTTTACTGATCTGGCAGGAAAAGCTGAAGACTTCCTGAATAAAGTGGACCAAGGAGCTGCTACCGCCCTGAGCAAGAACCAAGACGCGGGATCCGCCTTCTCCTCGCCCTATGGAGAAGAATCTACCGTCACCGACTACAGTCCTGCTGCGTACAAGACAGAGACAGCCGTGACGCACCATGGCTACCCGTCCTCTCGTGACGCGCCCAGCTACATCTCTGCCGCGGCCGGCAACGTTAAGAAATCCAGCGCCACTCTCCTCGCTGGGACAGCCAACGTGCCAAGCAGCCCCTCCTCTTCTGGCGTCTCAAACCCCGCCAAGTCCTCGGCTGGCTTCGTGAGGCCCAAAAAGAGCGAGCAGGATGTGGACGACGACATGCTCTTCGACTTCCTGAACAGCTCGGACCCGCCAGacagcggcagcagcaggaggGATTCGAGGAGAGAACTCGCGAAGGCTCCAGTTATGGAAGTCCAGAGCCCGACGCCTCCGCCTTCTGTTACCCCTCATGCCAACCTCTCGGCCCCATCCACACCCCCTTCCACACGCGGGGTGTCGAGGGCCTCGAGCATGAGCTCGCTGTCGGCGCACAGCATCAAAACCTCGGAGGAAAATTCTCCTAAGGAGCAATGTCAAG ACACACCTGAGAGTTCTGACTCCGGCCTGGCCCCGCCGCAGGAGACCAGCAGGCCGGAGCCCGCCGTCCCCACAGAGGAACCGCAGAGCCAGATCCTGTCCAGCCTGCGCCTGGAGAACCAGCTGCTGCGCAACGAGGTGGCCTCCCTCAACCAAGAGATGGCCTCGGTCATCCAGAGAGCCAAAGACTTGCAAGATG AATTGAACCAGGCCCGCCTGCGCGCCGACAAGCGGAACTCGGAGCAGTCGCAGACCGACCGCGCGTTGAGGGAACTTCGCTCGCAGGTCGACGACCTCACGGAGGCGCTCTCTGCCAAAGACGGCCAGCTCGCGGTCCTGAAAGTCCGACTCGACGAAGCCGATCAGCTGCTGAAGTCTCGCAGTTTTGCACTGGAGGAAGCACAGAAGGAAAAGTCGAG AATAATGCAAGATCACACGGAAGGCAGCAGCATGCATTCCCAAGCTCTGGAAAAGATACAGGAGAGGCTGCGGGAGGCGGAGCTCTCTGTCAGGAGGGAACAGGACAGCTACCGGCAGATGCAG AGTGAGTACGCCGACCGACTGGGCAAGCTGGAGGCCGAGCGGCAGACCCTGGCAGAGACGTTGACGGCGGCGGAGCGCCGAGCGGTGGAGGAGAAGGTCAGGGTCGACGACCTCCAGCAGCAAGTGAAAAGTGCCAAAGCGGCGGCCGAGTCTGCCAAGCAGGAGCTACAAGACTACAAGCACAAGGCTTCACGCATCCTACAG TCCAAAGAAAAGCTAATAAGCAGCTTGAAGGAGGGCTCGGGTCTGGACGTGGGCGACGGCGGCGGGACCGTGGCCTTGGAGATGGAGGAACTCCGTCATGaaaaggagctgcagagggaAGAGATTCAAAAGCTGCAGGGGCAAGTCAGCACGCTGCGGGCGGAAATACAG GATTTGGAGAACCAGGCGCTGGCAGAAGCAGAAACATGGCGGGAGCAGCAGGTCCACCTGCAGGAGCAACAGGCCTTCCAGAACCGGGCCAAGCAGGATTTAGAAGCCGAGGTGGAGCGCCACAAGCTG GAGCTGCAGTACCTTGAGGACGAGCACCACCGGGCCAAAGTCAACCTGCAGAGCCGAATCAAAGACCGAGAAGACGAAATCCAGAAACTCAGGAATCAG ctgacCAACAAgactctgagcagcagcagccagacgGAGCTGGAGAATCGCCTCCACCAGCTGACGGAGACGCTGATCCAGAAGCAGACTATGCTGGAGGCCCTGGGCACGGAGAAAAGCTCGCTGGTCTTCCAGCTGGAGCGtctggagctgcagctgaagaGCGCGCAGGGAGGCCAAAGCGGGGGCTCGTCCATCAACATGAGCACCCTGGAGGGTCCAG GAACGCGCCAGAGAAACACACCGGTGCTGTTCAGCGATCAGGACAGTCCAGGTGTGTACGGAAAAGTCCGGAAGGCAGCCAGCACTATCGACCGTTTCAG CATAAGACTGGGGATCTTCCTGAGGCGCTACCCTATGGCCAGGCTCTTCGTCATCCTCTACATG gcGGTGCTGCATCTGTGGGTCATGATTGTTCTTCTAACTTACACACCGGAAATGCACGGCAGCCCTGACGGAAGATAG